Proteins encoded by one window of Sediminicoccus rosea:
- a CDS encoding OmpA family protein gives MSRRLTPAAFGAALLALAACAETPAPAVTAAPPAPAPAAAPAPTATQVDPNRALPIFFEAWSAFLEEPARVALAEVATYIKANPRIPVLVVGYADPRGSAEANMILSRLRARVVADTLVENGVPRNRIRILYRGATPGFESLESRRVEVRVDRGQR, from the coding sequence ATGTCCCGCCGCCTCACCCCAGCCGCCTTCGGCGCCGCCCTCTTGGCGCTGGCCGCCTGCGCCGAGACCCCTGCCCCCGCGGTGACCGCCGCGCCGCCCGCCCCGGCCCCGGCCGCCGCCCCTGCTCCGACCGCGACGCAGGTGGACCCGAACCGCGCCCTGCCGATCTTCTTCGAGGCCTGGTCGGCCTTCCTTGAGGAGCCCGCCCGCGTCGCCCTGGCCGAGGTCGCCACCTACATCAAGGCCAATCCGCGCATCCCCGTGCTGGTGGTCGGCTATGCCGATCCGCGCGGCTCGGCCGAGGCGAACATGATCCTCTCGCGCCTGCGCGCCCGCGTCGTGGCTGACACCCTGGTCGAGAACGGCGTGCCGCGGAACCGTATCCGCATCCTCTACCGCGGCGCCACGCCGGGCTTCGAGAGCCTGGAGAGCCGCCGCGTCGAAGTCCGCGTGGACCGCGGCCAGCGGTAA
- a CDS encoding rod shape-determining protein: MFSRLFGFLSADMAIDLGTANTLVYVKGRGIVLNEPSVVAISDNRGRKQVLAVGEEAKQMLGRTPGNIAAIRPLRDGVIADFEVAEEMIKHFIRKVHNRRSFTSPLIIVCVPSGSTAVERRAIQESAESAGARKVLLIEEPMAAAIGAGLPVTEPSGSMVVDIGGGTTEVAVISLGGIVYARSVRVGGDKMDEAVISYIRRTHNLLIGESSAERIKMEIGAAAPPFDGEEGPLTEVKGRDLMNGVPREVVVSQREIAYALLEPVTQIVDAVKVALENTPPELAADIVDKGIVLTGGGGLLYRLDEVLRDATGLPVVVAEEPLNCVAMGTGRALEELKRLRQVLTSMY; this comes from the coding sequence ATGTTCTCACGCCTGTTCGGCTTCCTCTCCGCCGACATGGCCATTGACCTCGGCACCGCGAACACGCTTGTTTACGTGAAGGGCCGGGGCATTGTGCTGAACGAGCCCTCTGTCGTCGCCATCTCCGACAATCGTGGCCGCAAGCAGGTCCTGGCCGTGGGCGAGGAGGCGAAGCAGATGCTGGGCCGCACGCCCGGCAACATCGCGGCCATCCGCCCGCTGCGCGACGGCGTCATCGCCGATTTCGAGGTGGCGGAGGAGATGATCAAGCACTTCATCCGCAAGGTGCACAACCGGCGCAGCTTCACCTCTCCGCTCATCATCGTCTGCGTGCCCTCCGGCTCCACCGCGGTCGAACGCCGCGCGATCCAGGAGAGTGCCGAGAGTGCGGGCGCCCGCAAGGTGCTGCTGATCGAGGAACCCATGGCCGCGGCGATCGGCGCCGGCCTTCCGGTGACCGAGCCCTCGGGCTCCATGGTCGTGGATATCGGCGGTGGCACCACGGAAGTGGCGGTGATCAGCCTGGGCGGCATCGTCTATGCGCGCTCGGTCCGCGTCGGTGGGGACAAGATGGACGAAGCGGTCATCAGCTACATCCGCCGCACCCACAACCTGCTCATCGGCGAGAGTTCCGCCGAGCGGATCAAGATGGAGATCGGCGCTGCGGCACCGCCCTTCGATGGCGAGGAAGGCCCGCTCACCGAGGTGAAGGGCCGCGACCTCATGAACGGTGTCCCGCGCGAGGTGGTGGTGAGCCAGCGCGAGATCGCCTATGCGCTGCTCGAGCCGGTCACGCAGATCGTGGATGCGGTGAAGGTGGCGCTGGAGAACACGCCGCCCGAACTCGCGGCCGACATCGTGGACAAGGGCATCGTGCTGACCGGCGGCGGTGGCCTCCTGTATCGCCTGGACGAAGTGCTGCGCGATGCGACAGGCCTGCCTGTTGTCGTGGCAGAGGAGCCGTTGAACTGCGTGGCCATGGGCACGGGCCGCGCCCTGGAGGAGCTGAAGCGGCTTCGCCAGGTGCTGACTTCGATGTATTGA
- a CDS encoding methyl-accepting chemotaxis protein codes for MFLRNPAAEHATPKIVALEALGARVMLADPGLNITYVNAAAMALMREAAAELKRELPRFDLDKLIGSNIDIFHKTPTHQRRMLAAMEKPHAATISVGSRKFDLLVSPLTDKGAKLGFVVEWADARHRLLNLDYAAQLAAINRSQAVIEFATDGTILRANPIFLETMGYGEAEVVGQNHRMFLLPEDAGSAEYRAMWDGLRAGEFRVARFRRIAKGGRVVWIEGTYNPIMDEKGEVTKVVKFAVDASSKVEMQQKLRQQIAEIEGAVGQSTQSAAAASGATASTVANVRDVEASSGELASSTGEIAQTMARTREAAASGLDRAVQVAKSADELAAAAQAMTGIVDLIGNIASQINLLALNATIEAARAGEAGKGFAVVASEVKNLALQAARATEQIRSEIDGLQQTSQSVAGAVSGIRTSMTTITESVSVTAAAVEEQKAVSMGMATSMGSALAAIEEANGSIGQIEAAVGQVSTAIGQTRQIAEALAS; via the coding sequence ATGTTTCTCAGAAATCCCGCCGCCGAGCACGCCACCCCGAAGATCGTCGCGCTCGAGGCGCTGGGGGCCCGCGTCATGCTGGCCGATCCCGGGCTCAACATCACCTATGTGAACGCGGCCGCCATGGCCCTGATGCGGGAGGCGGCGGCCGAGCTGAAGCGGGAATTGCCCCGCTTCGACCTGGACAAGCTGATCGGCAGCAACATCGACATCTTCCACAAGACGCCCACGCATCAGCGCCGGATGCTGGCCGCGATGGAAAAGCCGCATGCCGCGACCATCTCGGTCGGCAGCCGCAAGTTCGACCTTCTCGTTTCCCCGCTGACGGACAAGGGCGCCAAGCTCGGCTTCGTCGTCGAATGGGCGGATGCGCGCCACCGCCTGCTGAACCTCGACTACGCCGCCCAACTTGCGGCGATCAACCGCAGCCAGGCCGTGATCGAATTCGCGACCGATGGCACGATCCTGCGGGCCAACCCCATCTTCCTCGAGACCATGGGCTACGGTGAGGCGGAGGTGGTCGGCCAGAATCACCGCATGTTCCTGCTGCCGGAGGATGCCGGCAGCGCGGAATACCGAGCGATGTGGGACGGCCTGCGCGCGGGCGAATTTCGCGTCGCCCGCTTCCGCCGCATCGCCAAGGGCGGCCGCGTGGTCTGGATCGAGGGGACCTACAACCCGATCATGGACGAGAAGGGCGAGGTCACGAAGGTCGTGAAATTCGCCGTGGACGCTTCGAGCAAGGTGGAGATGCAGCAGAAGCTGCGCCAGCAGATCGCCGAGATCGAGGGCGCCGTCGGACAATCCACGCAGTCGGCCGCCGCCGCCTCGGGCGCCACCGCCTCCACCGTGGCGAATGTGCGGGATGTGGAGGCCAGCAGCGGCGAGCTGGCCAGTTCCACCGGCGAGATCGCGCAGACCATGGCCCGCACGCGCGAGGCCGCGGCCTCTGGCCTGGACCGGGCCGTACAGGTCGCGAAGAGCGCCGATGAACTGGCCGCCGCCGCGCAGGCGATGACCGGCATCGTGGACCTGATCGGCAATATCGCGAGCCAGATCAACCTGCTCGCCCTCAACGCCACGATCGAGGCGGCTCGCGCGGGCGAGGCGGGCAAGGGCTTCGCCGTCGTCGCCTCCGAGGTGAAGAACCTGGCCCTGCAGGCCGCCCGCGCAACGGAGCAGATCCGCAGCGAAATCGATGGCCTGCAGCAGACCTCGCAGAGTGTGGCCGGCGCGGTCTCGGGCATCCGCACCTCGATGACGACGATCACCGAGAGCGTGAGCGTCACGGCCGCGGCGGTGGAGGAGCAGAAGGCCGTCTCCATGGGCATGGCCACCTCCATGGGGAGCGCCCTGGCCGCGATCGAGGAGGCCAATGGCAGCATCGGCCAGATCGAGGCGGCCGTGGGCCAGGTCTCGACCGCGATCGGGCAGACGCGCCAGATCGCGGAGGCGCTTGCCAGCTGA
- a CDS encoding rod shape-determining protein MreD, with protein MGLLRRLDAAARAGFPGMFTAFLIILAAVPVGIPGIVGAVSLPCIFFWTIFRPAAMPAPVVFSLGLLQDLLSFAALGTGVLTLLILHGVTLRLRDILARQSFLANWLVFCGFALCAVTLGWVLQAILGWMLPPVAPGLHQLGIAAGLYPALAWVLSRVHTAMRRAETAL; from the coding sequence ATGGGCCTGCTCCGCCGCCTCGACGCTGCGGCGCGGGCGGGATTTCCGGGGATGTTCACCGCCTTCCTGATCATCCTGGCGGCGGTGCCGGTCGGCATTCCCGGAATCGTGGGCGCGGTGTCACTGCCCTGCATTTTCTTCTGGACGATCTTCCGCCCGGCTGCCATGCCCGCGCCCGTGGTGTTCTCCCTGGGACTCTTGCAGGATCTGCTCTCCTTCGCCGCGCTGGGCACGGGGGTGCTCACGCTGCTCATCCTGCACGGCGTGACGCTGCGGCTGCGCGACATCCTGGCGCGGCAATCCTTCCTGGCCAATTGGCTGGTGTTCTGCGGCTTCGCGCTGTGCGCCGTAACGCTCGGCTGGGTGCTGCAGGCCATCCTCGGCTGGATGCTGCCGCCGGTTGCGCCGGGGCTGCATCAGCTCGGCATCGCTGCGGGCCTCTATCCGGCGCTGGCCTGGGTGCTGTCCCGCGTGCACACGGCGATGCGGCGCGCGGAGACGGCGCTGTGA
- a CDS encoding 2-isopropylmalate synthase yields the protein MSINHPSFGKLEAGRIIIFDTTLRDGEQSPGFSMNLDEKLRMAEALHELGADVLEAGFAIASPGDFESVQSIAKRFSKDGPVIASLSRANAADILASAEATKPAARPRIHIVLATSDLHMRVKLRMTREEVLERITESVSLARNHAADVEWSAEDGSRSDLDFLCRCVDTAIKAGATTINIPDTVGYSLPADMGLIFSTLINKVPDADKVIFSAHNHNDLGLAVANTLAAIQAGARQIECTINGIGERAGNASLEEVAMALRTRHDALKLRTGIESKRILRTSKLLATITGFDVQPNKAIVGRNAFAHESGIHQDGVLKDASTYEIMTPESVGWTTNSIVLGKHSGRAAFRDRLKTLGYEVGDNQLNDAFKRFKDLADRKKVVYDEDIAALVDDEVGRGNDRIKLTGLNVSTGMGTKPMATIALDVDGERRDGMAMGDGGVDATFNALRQAFPHDVNLKLFAVQSVTGGTDAQARVTIRLEENGKLVDGQGADTDTIVAAARAYVHALNKLLVKRERTEPPPVPSMAAAVAQGD from the coding sequence ATGAGCATCAATCATCCTTCCTTCGGCAAGCTTGAAGCTGGCCGCATCATCATCTTCGACACCACGTTGCGAGACGGCGAGCAGTCGCCCGGCTTCTCGATGAACCTGGACGAAAAGCTGCGCATGGCCGAGGCCCTGCACGAACTCGGCGCCGATGTGCTGGAGGCGGGCTTCGCCATCGCGAGCCCCGGCGATTTCGAGAGCGTGCAATCCATCGCCAAGCGCTTCTCGAAGGATGGCCCGGTCATCGCCAGCCTGAGCCGCGCCAACGCCGCGGACATCCTGGCCTCCGCCGAGGCGACCAAGCCCGCCGCCCGTCCGCGCATTCATATCGTGCTCGCGACCAGCGACCTGCACATGCGCGTGAAGCTGCGCATGACGCGCGAAGAGGTGCTGGAGCGCATCACCGAGAGCGTCAGCCTCGCCCGCAACCACGCGGCCGATGTCGAGTGGTCGGCCGAGGATGGCTCGCGCTCCGACCTCGATTTCCTGTGCCGCTGCGTGGACACCGCCATCAAGGCGGGTGCGACCACCATCAACATCCCCGACACGGTGGGCTATTCGCTGCCGGCCGACATGGGCCTGATCTTCTCGACCCTGATCAACAAGGTGCCGGACGCGGACAAGGTCATCTTCTCCGCGCACAACCACAATGACCTGGGTCTGGCCGTGGCCAACACGCTCGCCGCGATCCAGGCGGGCGCGCGGCAGATCGAGTGCACCATCAACGGCATCGGCGAGCGCGCCGGCAATGCGAGCCTGGAAGAGGTCGCGATGGCGCTGCGCACGCGGCACGACGCGCTGAAGCTGCGCACGGGCATCGAGAGCAAGCGGATCCTGCGCACCTCGAAGCTGCTGGCCACCATCACCGGCTTCGACGTGCAGCCGAACAAGGCCATCGTCGGCCGCAACGCCTTTGCGCATGAGAGCGGCATCCATCAGGATGGCGTGCTGAAGGATGCCTCGACCTACGAGATCATGACGCCGGAATCCGTGGGCTGGACCACCAACTCCATCGTGCTCGGCAAGCATTCCGGCCGTGCCGCCTTCCGCGACCGGCTGAAGACCCTGGGCTACGAAGTCGGCGACAACCAGTTGAACGACGCCTTCAAGCGCTTCAAGGATCTGGCTGACCGCAAGAAGGTCGTCTACGACGAGGACATCGCCGCGCTGGTGGATGACGAGGTCGGCCGCGGCAATGACCGCATCAAGCTGACCGGCCTCAATGTCTCGACCGGCATGGGCACCAAGCCCATGGCGACCATCGCGCTTGACGTGGATGGTGAGCGGCGCGACGGCATGGCGATGGGCGATGGCGGCGTGGACGCCACCTTCAACGCGCTGCGCCAGGCCTTCCCGCATGACGTGAATCTCAAGCTCTTCGCCGTGCAGTCGGTCACCGGCGGCACCGACGCGCAGGCGCGCGTCACCATCCGTCTGGAGGAGAACGGCAAGCTGGTGGACGGCCAGGGGGCGGACACCGACACCATCGTGGCCGCCGCCCGCGCCTATGTGCATGCGCTCAACAAGCTGCTGGTGAAGCGCGAGCGGACCGAGCCGCCGCCGGTGCCGAGCATGGCCGCGGCGGTGGCGCAAGGCGACTGA
- the puuE gene encoding allantoinase PuuE, with translation MSKTPPPHPVAPHVMAPGTTYPRDLRGYGATPPDPRWPNGAKLALSFVLNYEEGGENTVLNGDAGSELYLHEVPGGSPTLGERNRTVETQFDYGARAGVWRVMRLFAAHGLKFTVYGVGRALELNPDVTRAFAAAGHEVASHGWRWIDYHSMPEAEERAEIARCVETIERLTGKRPVGWYTGRISPNTRRLVAEHGGFLYDSDSYDDDLPHYIEVAGRPQLIIPYTLDANDMKFAVPPGFGDPDGFERYLRDAVEMLRAEGAAGAPKMMSVGLHCRLVGRPGRAASLARFLDHVVACGDVWVATREEIARHWWATHPPK, from the coding sequence ATGAGCAAGACGCCCCCTCCGCACCCCGTCGCGCCCCATGTGATGGCGCCCGGCACGACCTATCCGCGCGACCTGCGCGGCTATGGCGCGACGCCGCCCGACCCGCGCTGGCCCAACGGCGCGAAGCTCGCCCTCTCCTTCGTGCTGAACTACGAGGAGGGCGGTGAGAACACCGTGCTGAACGGCGATGCGGGCTCCGAGCTGTATCTCCACGAGGTGCCCGGCGGCAGCCCGACGCTGGGCGAGCGCAACCGCACGGTGGAGACGCAATTCGACTACGGCGCGCGGGCCGGCGTCTGGCGCGTCATGCGCCTCTTCGCCGCCCACGGGCTGAAATTCACCGTCTATGGCGTGGGCCGGGCCCTGGAACTGAACCCCGACGTGACGCGCGCCTTCGCGGCGGCGGGCCATGAGGTGGCAAGCCATGGTTGGCGCTGGATCGACTACCATTCCATGCCCGAGGCCGAGGAGCGCGCCGAGATCGCCCGCTGCGTCGAGACCATCGAGCGGCTGACCGGCAAGCGGCCGGTCGGCTGGTACACGGGCCGCATCAGCCCCAACACCCGCCGCCTCGTCGCCGAGCATGGCGGTTTCCTCTACGATAGCGATTCCTACGATGACGACCTGCCGCACTACATCGAGGTGGCAGGCCGGCCGCAGCTCATCATCCCCTACACGCTCGACGCCAATGACATGAAATTCGCTGTGCCGCCCGGCTTCGGCGACCCGGACGGCTTCGAGCGCTACCTGCGCGACGCGGTCGAGATGCTGCGGGCGGAGGGCGCGGCAGGTGCGCCCAAGATGATGAGCGTGGGTCTGCACTGCCGCCTGGTCGGGCGGCCGGGGCGCGCGGCGTCGCTCGCGCGCTTCCTGGACCATGTGGTGGCCTGCGGTGATGTCTGGGTCGCGACGCGCGAGGAGATCGCGCGTCACTGGTGGGCGACCCACCCGCCGAAATGA
- a CDS encoding Bug family tripartite tricarboxylate transporter substrate binding protein, protein MRRSLLAFCALLFTLPAMAQGSAQEWTPERPVRIIVPFPPGGATDLIARILAERASRDLPHRWVVENRSGANGNIGMAAAAQSAPDGYTLGACTIGNCAINAAIYARMPFDIERDLVPVFWSASVMNALVVRPDHPARDFQQFVAWAKREGNRVNFSSSGFGASNHLLGEFLNGRLGLTMTHVPFRGGAPGMQAVISGDTQMFFENTPTLIGAIRGGQLRALVVSGRTRDAALPDVPTLEEAGMSDAVIEPWFGYMAPRGTPAPVVARLNQLFNMALADEAVQARLRDLGARPEGGPPDRFAQHVQSEVARWREVVRVNRIERITE, encoded by the coding sequence ATGCGCCGCAGCCTGCTGGCCTTCTGCGCCCTGCTCTTCACCCTGCCCGCCATGGCCCAGGGGTCGGCCCAGGAATGGACCCCGGAACGGCCGGTCCGGATCATCGTGCCCTTCCCGCCCGGGGGCGCGACGGACCTCATCGCCCGCATCCTGGCCGAGCGAGCCTCGCGCGATCTGCCGCATCGCTGGGTGGTGGAGAACCGCTCGGGCGCCAACGGCAATATCGGCATGGCAGCGGCCGCGCAGTCGGCACCCGACGGCTATACGCTCGGCGCCTGCACCATCGGCAATTGCGCGATCAATGCCGCCATCTACGCCCGCATGCCCTTCGACATCGAGCGCGACCTGGTGCCGGTCTTCTGGAGTGCCAGCGTGATGAACGCGCTCGTCGTCCGCCCCGACCATCCGGCGCGCGACTTCCAACAATTCGTCGCCTGGGCGAAGCGCGAGGGGAACCGGGTGAACTTCTCCTCCTCGGGCTTCGGCGCCTCGAACCACCTGCTCGGCGAATTCCTCAACGGGCGGCTGGGCCTGACCATGACGCATGTGCCCTTCCGGGGCGGCGCGCCGGGCATGCAGGCGGTGATTTCGGGTGATACGCAGATGTTCTTCGAGAACACGCCCACCCTGATCGGCGCCATCCGCGGCGGGCAGCTGCGCGCGCTCGTGGTCAGCGGCCGCACCCGTGACGCGGCCCTGCCCGACGTGCCGACACTGGAGGAGGCCGGGATGTCGGATGCCGTGATCGAGCCCTGGTTCGGCTACATGGCGCCGCGCGGCACACCGGCCCCCGTGGTCGCGCGGCTCAACCAGCTCTTCAACATGGCCCTCGCCGACGAGGCGGTGCAGGCCCGCCTGCGCGACCTCGGCGCCCGCCCGGAAGGCGGCCCGCCGGACCGTTTCGCGCAGCATGTGCAGAGCGAAGTGGCGCGCTGGCGCGAGGTGGTGCGGGTGAACCGGATCGAGCGCATCACCGAGTAG
- the mreC gene encoding rod shape-determining protein MreC yields MIRLSIPLRQALARLSLPVLIAAAFGIMLLGKADAVLIERARMALADALSPIWAAVQQPVSAVRGAVQEAEALWHMRAENVRLTEENERLRRWQATALALEAENALLRRQLAWVPDPAPQFRTARVVADAGGTYARAVLLATGPQHNVRKGQIALDERGFAGRVTEVGSRSARVLLATDINSRVPVTLEGSRARAIMVGNNTARPRLQHWPEGTLPREGDRVVTSAQAGAFPAGLPVGVVRWTESGAVEVELFAHLERLDVLRLFDFGLSGILPPEAVARPEPRGRR; encoded by the coding sequence GTGATCCGTCTGAGTATCCCGCTGCGACAGGCATTGGCCCGGCTGTCCCTGCCGGTGCTGATCGCGGCTGCCTTCGGCATCATGCTGCTGGGCAAGGCGGATGCCGTGCTGATCGAGCGCGCGCGCATGGCGCTGGCCGATGCGCTCTCTCCCATCTGGGCGGCGGTGCAGCAGCCCGTCTCGGCTGTGCGTGGGGCGGTGCAGGAGGCGGAGGCGCTGTGGCACATGCGGGCCGAGAACGTCCGCCTCACCGAGGAAAACGAGCGGCTGCGCCGCTGGCAGGCCACCGCCTTGGCTCTGGAGGCCGAGAACGCGTTGCTGCGCCGCCAGCTCGCCTGGGTGCCCGACCCCGCGCCGCAATTCCGTACCGCGCGCGTCGTCGCCGATGCCGGCGGCACCTATGCCCGCGCCGTGCTGTTGGCGACGGGTCCGCAGCATAATGTCCGCAAGGGGCAGATCGCCCTGGACGAGCGCGGCTTTGCTGGCCGGGTGACCGAAGTGGGCAGCCGCTCGGCCCGGGTCCTGCTGGCGACCGACATCAACAGCCGCGTGCCCGTGACGCTGGAAGGCAGTCGCGCGCGTGCCATCATGGTGGGCAACAACACGGCACGCCCCCGCCTGCAGCATTGGCCCGAGGGCACGCTGCCGCGCGAGGGAGATCGGGTGGTGACCAGCGCCCAGGCCGGCGCCTTCCCCGCGGGCCTACCGGTCGGCGTGGTGCGCTGGACCGAGAGCGGCGCCGTGGAGGTCGAGCTCTTCGCGCATCTGGAACGGCTGGACGTGCTGCGCCTTTTTGACTTCGGGCTCTCGGGAATCCTGCCGCCGGAAGCGGTCGCCCGGCCCGAGCCGCGCGGACGGCGCTGA
- the ilvC gene encoding ketol-acid reductoisomerase, whose product MRVYYDRDADVNLIKAKKVAVIGFGSQGHAHAMNMRDSGVKDVVIGLRPGGSWKKAEAAGFKVMSPADAAKWADVVMVLTPDELQGDLYREHLHDNLRPGSALAFAHGLNVHFNLLDPRPDIDVFMIAPKGPGHTVRGEYQKGGGVPCLVAVAQNPSGNALEIALSYASAVGGGRSGIIETTFKEECETDLFGEQVVLCGGLVELIKAGYETLVEAGYAPEMAYFECLHEVKLIVDLIYEGGIANMNYSISNTAEYGEYVTGPRIITAETKAEMKRVLEDIQSGKFARDWMLENKVNQASFKATRRRLAEHPIEEVGAKLRAMMPWITKGALVDKARN is encoded by the coding sequence ATGCGCGTCTATTACGATCGTGATGCCGATGTGAACCTGATCAAGGCGAAGAAGGTCGCCGTGATCGGCTTCGGCTCCCAGGGCCACGCCCATGCCATGAACATGCGCGACAGCGGCGTGAAGGATGTGGTCATCGGCCTGCGTCCGGGCGGTTCCTGGAAGAAGGCCGAGGCCGCCGGCTTCAAGGTGATGTCCCCCGCCGATGCGGCCAAGTGGGCCGATGTCGTCATGGTGCTGACGCCGGATGAGCTGCAGGGCGACCTCTACCGCGAGCACCTGCATGACAATCTGCGCCCCGGCTCCGCACTCGCCTTCGCGCATGGCCTGAACGTGCATTTCAACCTGCTCGACCCGCGCCCGGACATCGACGTGTTCATGATCGCGCCCAAGGGCCCCGGCCACACGGTGCGCGGCGAGTACCAGAAGGGCGGCGGCGTGCCCTGCCTCGTGGCCGTCGCGCAGAACCCCTCGGGCAATGCGCTCGAGATCGCGCTCTCCTACGCCTCGGCCGTGGGCGGCGGGCGTTCGGGCATCATCGAGACGACCTTCAAGGAAGAGTGCGAGACCGACCTCTTCGGTGAGCAGGTGGTGCTCTGCGGCGGCCTCGTGGAACTCATCAAGGCCGGCTACGAGACGCTGGTCGAGGCCGGCTACGCCCCCGAGATGGCGTATTTCGAGTGCCTGCACGAGGTGAAGCTCATCGTGGACCTGATCTACGAGGGCGGCATCGCCAACATGAACTACTCGATCTCCAACACGGCCGAGTACGGCGAATACGTGACCGGCCCGCGCATCATCACCGCCGAGACCAAGGCCGAGATGAAGCGCGTGCTGGAGGACATCCAGTCGGGCAAGTTCGCCCGCGACTGGATGCTGGAGAACAAGGTCAATCAGGCCAGCTTCAAGGCCACCCGCCGCCGCCTGGCCGAGCACCCGATCGAGGAAGTGGGCGCCAAGCTGCGCGCCATGATGCCCTGGATCACCAAGGGTGCCCTGGTGGACAAGGCGCGCAACTGA
- a CDS encoding OmpA family protein, protein MSRSILAGALGVTILFSLAAWAQERRPGSPAPGEVRPAAASRVAASVRFAPGSSSLDEAGQASLAPILARLLAEPRSVATIITHAAGMDFSVARARAMAVRRALTGRGIPGRRIRIVNAGMSRGAEPGVVLVRVR, encoded by the coding sequence ATGTCTCGTTCCATTCTCGCCGGCGCCCTGGGCGTGACGATCCTGTTCAGCCTGGCGGCCTGGGCGCAGGAGCGGCGCCCGGGATCCCCTGCACCGGGTGAAGTCCGGCCGGCCGCCGCATCCAGGGTTGCGGCGTCGGTGCGCTTCGCGCCCGGCAGTTCCAGCCTTGACGAGGCCGGGCAGGCCAGCCTCGCCCCCATTCTCGCCCGCCTCCTCGCCGAGCCGCGTTCCGTCGCCACCATCATCACCCATGCCGCTGGAATGGATTTCTCCGTCGCGCGGGCACGCGCCATGGCGGTGCGGCGCGCGCTGACCGGGCGCGGCATCCCGGGCCGGCGCATCCGCATCGTGAACGCGGGCATGTCGCGCGGCGCGGAGCCCGGGGTGGTTCTCGTCCGCGTGCGGTAA
- the aqpZ gene encoding aquaporin Z: protein MPQRLGFEFLGTFWLVLGGCGSAVLAAAFPEVGIGLLGVALAFGLTVLTMAYAIGHVSGCHLNPAVTLGLVCAGRFDADEAIPYMVAQVAGAILAAMLLYAIASGAPGWDISKGLAANGYGDASPGKYSMAIGFVTELVMTFMFLMIILGSTSKRAPAGFAPIAIGLGLTLIHLISIPVTNTSVNPARSTGPAVVLGGTALHQLWLFWVAPMIGAALAGLAHRFSDED, encoded by the coding sequence ATGCCGCAAAGACTCGGTTTCGAATTTCTGGGCACGTTCTGGCTGGTGCTCGGCGGATGCGGCAGCGCCGTGCTGGCCGCGGCCTTCCCCGAGGTGGGGATCGGCCTTCTGGGCGTTGCCCTCGCCTTCGGCCTGACCGTGCTGACGATGGCCTATGCCATCGGCCATGTCTCGGGCTGCCACCTGAACCCGGCCGTCACGCTCGGCCTGGTCTGCGCCGGCCGCTTCGACGCCGATGAGGCGATTCCCTACATGGTCGCGCAAGTTGCGGGCGCCATCCTGGCCGCCATGCTCCTCTATGCCATCGCCTCCGGCGCGCCGGGCTGGGACATCAGCAAGGGGCTCGCGGCCAATGGCTACGGCGATGCCTCGCCCGGCAAATACAGCATGGCCATCGGCTTCGTGACCGAGCTGGTCATGACCTTCATGTTCCTGATGATCATCCTGGGCTCCACCTCCAAGCGGGCACCGGCGGGTTTCGCGCCCATCGCCATCGGCCTGGGGCTCACGCTGATCCACCTGATCAGCATCCCGGTCACCAACACCTCGGTGAACCCGGCCCGTAGCACGGGCCCGGCGGTGGTGCTGGGCGGCACGGCGCTGCACCAGCTCTGGCTCTTCTGGGTGGCGCCGATGATCGGGGCGGCGCTGGCGGGCCTCGCGCATCGCTTCAGCGACGAAGACTAG